The Mycobacterium sp. EPa45 genomic interval GTGGACTCTAACTCCGTTTGTACGGCGAAAGAATTACGGTGCAAGGACAACAGGCGGCCATCCGGGCAGATTGTGCCGGTGTGGCCGGCAGGAGACGACTCTGGCGAGGCGGTTGGTGAATGCATTCAGTACGGGCGTGGTTGGCGACGCATGACCGGTGAAATCGAATGGAACCTCTTGCGCGCCAAGGCAATTGATGCAGCGACGAACGCCTACGCGCCATATTCACGGTTCCCGGTCGGGGCCGCTGGGTTGGTCGATGACGGCCGCGTCATCACCGGCTGCAATGTGGAGAATGTCTCATATGGCCTAGGTCTCTGCGCCGAGTGCGCAGTGGTCTGCGCCCTGGTCTCCGGAGGTGGCGGACGGCTGATCGCCGTGGCAGTCGTCGACGGTCGTGGCGCCGCCCTGATGCCGTGCGGGCGCTGCAGGCAGCTCCTTCTCGAGCACGGCGGTCCGGATCTGCTCATCGATCATTCCGACAGCCCGCGTCGGCTGGCCGAACTGCTGCCCGACGCGTTCGGCCCCGACGACCTTGCCCGGATGGAGCGGGAAAAGCCGTGACGCAGTTCACATTCGATGCGCCGACGGTCATCCGGGTCAAGCGCGACGGTGGCCGGCTGTCCGACGCGGCGATCGACTGGGTGATCGACGCCTACACCGACGGCCGGGTCGCCGACGAACAGATGTCGGCGCTGCTGATGGCGATCTTCCTTCGCGGGATGGACCGTGGCGAGATCTCCCGGTGGACGACGGCGATGATCGCGTCCGGCGAACGCCTGGACTTCAGCGATCTGCGCCGCGACGGGCGCCCGATCCCGACCGTGGACAAGCACTCCACCGGTGGTGTGGGCGACAAGATCACCATTCCGCTGGTTGCCGTGGTCGC includes:
- a CDS encoding cytidine deaminase; translated protein: MTGEIEWNLLRAKAIDAATNAYAPYSRFPVGAAGLVDDGRVITGCNVENVSYGLGLCAECAVVCALVSGGGGRLIAVAVVDGRGAALMPCGRCRQLLLEHGGPDLLIDHSDSPRRLAELLPDAFGPDDLARMEREKP